A single window of uncultured Methanospirillum sp. DNA harbors:
- the hisC gene encoding histidinol-phosphate transaminase: MPQSANSLVRDIYQQEGYVYARSPEEIAETYGFSRVARLASNENPFGPSPLAVAAVQKALATVHRYPDAGGAGSLAQALRDYHGDYEFVAGVGMDGVIETCIRVLVNPGEVVAVSVPTFSFYGLAAKAQGAEVISIPRRDDFTVDVDGFINAAKKAKIAFLCSPNNPTGTLTSRADIERIADALDGILFLDNAYVEFSEIDYRDLMKKHENLVIGRTMSKVFGLAGCRIGYAFVPSWLKPVYEKAATPFTVNTLSLAAATGALSDREYVERYIRHVRSWIQKFRDTCRLPVLPGGANFVMINTAPMTGDECAALLAEKGVIVRSCRSFPGLADHYIRVCVGEDWECEQFLSGINQIC, translated from the coding sequence ATGCCGCAGTCAGCAAATTCACTTGTACGTGATATCTATCAACAGGAAGGGTACGTGTATGCACGCTCTCCTGAAGAGATAGCAGAGACATACGGGTTTTCAAGAGTCGCACGGCTTGCAAGCAACGAAAATCCGTTCGGTCCCTCCCCTCTTGCGGTTGCTGCGGTGCAGAAGGCACTTGCTACCGTGCACCGGTACCCTGATGCAGGTGGAGCAGGGAGCTTGGCCCAGGCACTCAGGGATTACCACGGAGATTATGAGTTTGTAGCCGGGGTAGGAATGGACGGGGTTATCGAGACCTGCATCCGGGTACTGGTGAACCCCGGCGAGGTGGTTGCAGTATCGGTCCCGACCTTCTCGTTCTACGGGCTTGCGGCAAAAGCACAGGGAGCTGAAGTCATCAGTATTCCCCGGAGAGATGATTTCACCGTTGATGTGGATGGCTTCATCAATGCCGCGAAAAAGGCAAAGATAGCGTTCCTCTGCAGTCCGAACAACCCGACCGGAACCCTCACATCACGTGCAGACATTGAGAGGATCGCAGATGCACTGGATGGTATCCTCTTCCTGGACAACGCGTATGTGGAGTTTTCAGAGATAGATTACCGTGACCTGATGAAGAAGCACGAGAATCTTGTCATCGGACGGACGATGTCAAAGGTCTTCGGTCTGGCCGGATGCAGGATCGGGTATGCCTTTGTCCCGTCATGGCTGAAGCCGGTGTATGAAAAGGCGGCAACTCCCTTCACGGTGAACACCCTCTCGCTTGCTGCAGCAACCGGTGCCCTTTCTGACCGGGAGTATGTTGAGCGCTATATCAGGCATGTGAGATCCTGGATTCAGAAATTCCGTGACACCTGCAGACTGCCGGTTCTTCCGGGAGGAGCCAACTTTGTGATGATCAACACAGCACCGATGACTGGTGATGAGTGTGCGGCATTACTTGCAGAGAAAGGGGTAATCGTCAGGTCCTGCCGGTCATTCCCGGGTCTTGCAGATCACTACATCAGGGTCTGCGTCGGTGAAGACTGGGAGTGTGAACAGTTCCTCTCCGGAATCAACCAGATATGCTGA
- a CDS encoding CDP-alcohol phosphatidyltransferase family protein: MTLDSYRTQVKPIIDPIVSATVRIGLTPNFCTILSLLAAAGGGYAFFRGDILFGTCGVILNAFFDGLDGAMARTLGQQGLRGDFLDHTVDRYADIFILCGIFSGPLCAWWIGVLGLTGVLMSSYMGTQAQAVGVGRFYGGLLGRADRLALLIAVCIVSQFISTELLGLSLFAWLLLIFGILGHVTAAQRFAHVWKQLP; this comes from the coding sequence ATGACACTTGACTCATACAGGACCCAGGTTAAACCTATCATCGATCCGATTGTTTCAGCAACGGTGAGGATCGGTCTCACCCCGAACTTCTGTACCATTCTCTCCCTTCTTGCTGCAGCAGGAGGAGGCTACGCCTTTTTCAGGGGGGATATTCTCTTTGGAACCTGTGGTGTGATCCTGAATGCCTTCTTTGACGGGCTTGACGGGGCGATGGCACGAACCCTCGGTCAGCAGGGGCTCAGGGGAGACTTTCTGGATCACACGGTTGATCGGTATGCTGACATCTTCATCCTCTGTGGGATTTTTTCAGGGCCGCTCTGTGCCTGGTGGATCGGTGTTCTTGGACTTACCGGGGTGCTGATGTCATCATACATGGGAACACAGGCACAGGCTGTCGGTGTGGGACGGTTTTATGGCGGTCTTCTCGGGCGGGCCGATCGTCTCGCTCTCCTGATAGCGGTATGCATAGTCAGCCAGTTCATCTCTACAGAACTTCTTGGGCTCAGCCTCTTTGCATGGCTGCTTCTGATCTTTGGCATACTCGGGCATGTGACAGCAGCCCAGCGGTTTGCCCATGTCTGGAAGCAACTGCCCTGA
- a CDS encoding adenylate kinase family protein — MLIALTGTPGTGKSTVADELSRRGHPVVRANDTIGPYIIEEDEERQAHVIDADRWRDEFSLQEGIVEGHLTHLLQASHVIVLRCRPDILKERLAARGYHEEKIAENVEAELLDVVLIEAMEEHTPEMIYEIDATDKTVAEVAEMVEGIMTGDVPPGHGIVDWLATCADLL, encoded by the coding sequence ATGCTGATCGCCCTGACCGGAACGCCGGGGACCGGGAAGTCTACCGTCGCAGATGAACTGTCGCGGCGGGGTCATCCGGTTGTCAGGGCGAACGATACCATCGGTCCGTACATCATCGAAGAGGATGAGGAGCGGCAGGCCCATGTCATCGACGCAGACCGGTGGCGGGACGAGTTCTCTCTGCAGGAAGGAATTGTCGAAGGACATCTCACCCACCTGCTTCAGGCATCCCATGTCATTGTTCTCAGGTGCCGTCCTGATATCCTGAAGGAGCGACTTGCTGCCCGGGGATATCATGAGGAAAAGATCGCTGAGAATGTGGAGGCAGAACTGCTTGATGTTGTGCTCATTGAGGCAATGGAAGAGCACACCCCTGAGATGATATATGAGATAGATGCAACCGATAAGACAGTTGCCGAGGTTGCAGAAATGGTAGAAGGGATCATGACCGGAGATGTACCACCTGGACACGGAATTGTGGACTGGCTTGCCACCTGTGCGGACTTATTATGA